The Bdellovibrio sp. NC01 genome includes the window ACACCTTTTTGAACAAAGGCTTAAAGCTGTTCAGATAAGCGATGCCGAGGAACAGATTCAAAGCCGTCATAACAATGGCAAGTGCCGCACCCGACGGATCCAAAATCGTGTGATACAAAAGAATCTGGATCACAACTGGTGAAATCACTACCAAAGCCAATGGGACAGCGATGTTAGCTAGCAACATCAAACCCACAACAATTTCCGTTACTTTCAAAAGTGGGAAGAAGTAAGGGGCTGCCATAAGGCCGCTTAAGAATTTCAAACCTGCTTCTGGTGGCGGTGGTTGTGGCAAAAAGTGGAAAAAGAAATTCAATCCAAAGATGACCCACAATAAACCAAAAATAATTCGCGCTGCAAGAGCTGCTTTTTTCATAGAGACGTTCTCCTTTTTCGTTAAAAACGACAGATCTATTATGGTCCAGGAAATGATCTAAAAAAATTATAATTTTTTGATTAACATGATCTAATTTTTAGATATAATGATTTTCGATGACATTGGATCAACTGCAAGTTCTTCAAACAATCGTTCGCACTGGAAGCTTTCGCGCAGCTTCACAGGAACTGCATCGCGCACAAAGTGCCGTCAGCTATGCGGTTCGCACTCTTGAAGACGAGTTGGGTTTTCCAATTTTTAATCGCGATAACTATCGCCCCGAACTGACTTTGCAAGGCCGCGCGTTCTTGAAGAAGTCTGACGACTTGATCGTCCAATTCGATCAAGTCAAAGAAACCGCTGAATTTTTAAAACGTGGATACGAACCACAAATCCGAATTGCTGTCAGTGTGCTATGGCCCCTCCCGAAACTCATAGCCATGCTGAAAGAGTTCACGCTTAAGTTTCCGCAAACGGAAATCAAAATCATCAACGACGTTTTAAGTCTTGATGAACAATTGACTGACGATCATGCGGATATCGCGCTTGGCGATGTCTTCAACGACAAAGGACTTTTGCAATCCGAACCGCTGTTCACCGTGAACATGGTGCCAGTGTGCTCTGCCTCTCATCCCTTGGCGAAATTGAAAAAGCCTAAGGATGAACAATTCGGTCAATATCCACAGGTGATTCTTTCAAGTACATTGAAAGGGTCCGATCGTTCTGGGGGCATCGTGAACCCTCACAAAGTGATCGCTGTTCAGGATTTCCTAACTAAAAAAAGCTTTCTTGAGGCCGGTTTAGGTTGGGGTCTTATGCCAGATCATTTGGTTAAGGAAGAAATCAAGAAGAAAAGCTTAGTCCAACTCGTCGCAAAACCGGCGGTTGCCCAATTATCACTCGTTCGTCACTCTGCGAAAGAGTTAGGCCCCTGCGGCAAATTCGTATGGAACTACTTTTCGAATAGACAAAAAAAAGCGACGAAATAAACTGAATCTATGAGCGCCAAGGTCCTTCACTCTGTCGAGTGAATCCAGGCGACTACTCCCGGAGGTTCCTCGATGAAGCAATATCATGATCTCATTAAATTCGTTCTAGAAAACGGCAACAAAAAATCAGACCGTACAGGTACTGGCACCGTTTCTGTTTTCGGTTATCAAATGCGCTACAACCTTGAAGAAGGTTTTCCGCTAGTAACAACGAAGAAGCTTCACACGCGCTCGATCTTTCACGAACTTTTGTGGTTCTTAAAGGGCGACACAAACATCAGCTATCTAAAAGAAAACAAAGTTTCTATCTGGGACGAATGGGCTGATGAAAACGGCAACTTGGGCCCGGTGTATGGTAAACAATGGCGTTCGTGGGAAACTGCTGATGGCAGAACGATTGACCAAATCACAAACGTGATTGAACAAATCAAAAAGAATCCAGATTCACGCCGCCTTTTGGTTGTGGCGTTCAATCCGGGTGACGTTGATAAGATGGCTTTGCCTCCATGTCATGCGTTCTTCCAATTCTACGTGGCGAACGGAAAACTTTCTTGCCAGCTTTATCAACGTAGCGCCGACATCTTTTTGGGCGTGCCGTTCAATATTGCAAGCTACGCTTTGCTGACTCATATGATTGCACAAGTTTGCGGTTTAGGTGTTGGCGATTTCGTTCACACGTTGGGTGATGCGCATTTGTATTCAAATCACTTGGAACAAGCGCAGTTGCAATTGACTCGTGATTTCCGTCCGCTTCCACAATTGAAATTGAATCCAAATATTAAAAATATTTTCGACTTCACTTACGAAGATATCGAAATCGTAGGTTACGATCCGCACCCTGCTATCAAAGCTGAGGTGGCAGTATGATTTTGACCCATGTTGTAGCATGTTCTGAAAACCGTGTTATCG containing:
- a CDS encoding thymidylate synthase, which produces MKQYHDLIKFVLENGNKKSDRTGTGTVSVFGYQMRYNLEEGFPLVTTKKLHTRSIFHELLWFLKGDTNISYLKENKVSIWDEWADENGNLGPVYGKQWRSWETADGRTIDQITNVIEQIKKNPDSRRLLVVAFNPGDVDKMALPPCHAFFQFYVANGKLSCQLYQRSADIFLGVPFNIASYALLTHMIAQVCGLGVGDFVHTLGDAHLYSNHLEQAQLQLTRDFRPLPQLKLNPNIKNIFDFTYEDIEIVGYDPHPAIKAEVAV
- a CDS encoding acyltransferase; the encoded protein is MKKAALAARIIFGLLWVIFGLNFFFHFLPQPPPPEAGLKFLSGLMAAPYFFPLLKVTEIVVGLMLLANIAVPLALVVISPVVIQILLYHTILDPSGAALAIVMTALNLFLGIAYLNSFKPLFKKV
- a CDS encoding LysR family transcriptional regulator — its product is MTLDQLQVLQTIVRTGSFRAASQELHRAQSAVSYAVRTLEDELGFPIFNRDNYRPELTLQGRAFLKKSDDLIVQFDQVKETAEFLKRGYEPQIRIAVSVLWPLPKLIAMLKEFTLKFPQTEIKIINDVLSLDEQLTDDHADIALGDVFNDKGLLQSEPLFTVNMVPVCSASHPLAKLKKPKDEQFGQYPQVILSSTLKGSDRSGGIVNPHKVIAVQDFLTKKSFLEAGLGWGLMPDHLVKEEIKKKSLVQLVAKPAVAQLSLVRHSAKELGPCGKFVWNYFSNRQKKATK